One Candidatus Devosia phytovorans genomic window carries:
- the tgt gene encoding tRNA guanosine(34) transglycosylase Tgt, with product MSDTTKRVTFTLSATDGMARRGRIDTPRGDIQTPAFMPVGTAGTVKAMYPDQVRDTGADIVLGNTYHLMLRPGAERVASFGGLHDFMDWQRPILTDSGGFQVMSLAQLRKLTEKGVTFRSHIDGSSYELTPERSIEIQTLLDSDIIMQLDECLKLPAEKKEIERAMQLSLRWADRSKSAFNNQLNRALFGIVQGGDDPELRATSAAGLKSIGFDGYAVGGLAVGEPQEVMFRVLSDITPELPTDRPRYLMGVGKPDDILGGIERGIDMFDCVHPTRAGRHGHVYTRFGVINLKNARHRDDHRPIDEASPNPNCRRWSRAYLHHLVKTEEILGAMILSQINLAYYQELVQGCRVAIEGKRINDFAAETRAAWAAGDLPVL from the coding sequence ATGAGCGACACGACCAAACGAGTCACCTTCACCCTTTCAGCCACTGACGGCATGGCGCGGCGCGGCCGCATCGACACGCCGCGCGGCGATATCCAGACCCCGGCCTTCATGCCCGTGGGCACGGCCGGCACGGTCAAGGCCATGTATCCCGACCAGGTGCGCGACACCGGCGCCGATATTGTGCTGGGCAATACCTATCACCTGATGCTGCGCCCCGGCGCCGAGCGTGTCGCCTCCTTCGGCGGCCTGCATGATTTCATGGACTGGCAGCGACCCATCCTCACCGATAGCGGCGGCTTCCAGGTCATGTCGCTGGCCCAGCTGCGCAAGCTGACCGAAAAGGGCGTGACCTTCCGCTCCCATATCGACGGCTCGTCCTACGAATTGACGCCCGAGCGCTCGATCGAGATCCAGACGCTGCTTGACAGCGACATCATCATGCAGCTCGACGAATGCCTCAAGCTGCCGGCCGAGAAGAAGGAAATCGAGCGCGCCATGCAGTTGTCGCTGCGCTGGGCCGATCGCTCCAAGAGTGCCTTCAACAACCAGCTCAACCGCGCCCTCTTCGGAATCGTGCAGGGCGGCGACGATCCGGAACTCCGTGCCACATCGGCTGCGGGTCTCAAATCCATCGGCTTTGACGGCTATGCCGTCGGTGGCCTCGCCGTCGGCGAGCCGCAGGAGGTCATGTTCCGCGTCCTCAGCGACATCACGCCAGAACTCCCCACCGACCGCCCGCGCTACCTTATGGGCGTCGGCAAGCCCGACGATATTCTTGGCGGCATCGAGCGCGGTATCGACATGTTCGATTGCGTGCATCCCACCCGCGCCGGTCGCCACGGTCACGTCTATACCCGCTTCGGCGTCATCAATCTGAAGAATGCCCGACATAGGGATGATCACCGTCCGATCGACGAGGCCTCGCCCAATCCGAATTGCCGACGCTGGAGCCGGGCCTATCTGCATCATCTCGTTAAGACAGAAGAGATTTTGGGCGCGATGATCCTTTCGCAGATCAACCTGGCCTATTATCAAGAGCTGGTGCAGGGCTGCCGGGTGGCAATCGAAGGCAAGCGCATCAATGATTTTGCGGCAGAGACGCGCGCGGCCTGGGCCGCCGGCGATCTGCCGGTCCTCTGA
- the queA gene encoding tRNA preQ1(34) S-adenosylmethionine ribosyltransferase-isomerase QueA has product MRVSDFDFDLPENLIALHPAEPRDSARLLVVDPKVGLSDRHIPDLLWLLKPGDVLVVNDTRVLPAELKGTRVRGENRANVSFNLHKRVDAHTWRAFARPAKKLAILDHLELGNGQADALTARVAGKGETGEVTLEFDLGGAQLDEAIKSHGAMPLPPYIGAKRGVEERDLVDYQTVYAAEDGAVAAPTAGLHFTESLLQQIAEKGVTIERVTLHVGAGTFLPMKAEDTDDHVMHAEWGEIDQATVERIHVKKALGGRVIAVGTTSLRLLETASRKTGTLQPFMGDTDIFITPGFRFATVDALMTNFHLPKSTLFMLVSAFAGMDVMKQAYAHAIADGYRFYSYGDSSLLLRADRPEEDDGF; this is encoded by the coding sequence ATGCGCGTATCCGACTTCGACTTCGACCTGCCTGAAAATCTCATTGCCCTGCATCCGGCCGAGCCGCGCGATTCCGCGCGCCTGCTCGTCGTCGACCCTAAGGTCGGCCTGTCGGACCGGCATATTCCCGACCTGCTCTGGCTGCTCAAGCCTGGCGACGTGCTTGTCGTCAACGACACCCGCGTGCTGCCCGCCGAGCTCAAGGGCACGCGCGTCCGCGGGGAAAACCGCGCCAATGTCTCGTTCAACCTGCACAAGCGCGTCGATGCCCACACCTGGCGCGCCTTCGCCCGCCCGGCCAAGAAGCTCGCCATCCTCGATCATCTCGAACTGGGCAATGGCCAGGCCGATGCGCTGACAGCCCGCGTCGCCGGGAAGGGCGAGACCGGTGAAGTCACCCTCGAATTTGATCTGGGCGGTGCCCAGCTCGACGAGGCCATCAAGTCGCATGGCGCCATGCCGCTGCCGCCCTATATCGGTGCCAAGCGCGGCGTCGAGGAGCGCGACCTCGTCGACTACCAGACCGTCTATGCCGCCGAGGACGGCGCCGTCGCCGCGCCCACGGCGGGCCTGCATTTCACCGAGAGCCTGTTGCAGCAGATCGCCGAAAAAGGCGTCACCATTGAGCGCGTGACGCTCCATGTCGGGGCAGGGACCTTCCTGCCGATGAAGGCGGAAGATACCGACGACCATGTCATGCATGCCGAATGGGGCGAGATCGATCAGGCGACGGTTGAACGCATCCATGTTAAAAAGGCGCTTGGCGGCCGCGTCATCGCCGTAGGCACTACCAGCCTGCGCCTGCTCGAAACCGCATCGCGCAAGACCGGCACGCTGCAGCCCTTCATGGGTGATACAGATATCTTCATCACCCCCGGCTTCCGCTTCGCAACGGTCGATGCGCTGATGACCAATTTCCACTTGCCGAAGTCGACCCTGTTCATGCTGGTCTCGGCCTTTGCTGGCATGGATGTGATGAAGCAGGCCTACGCCCACGCCATTGCCGACGGCTATCGCTTCTACTCCTACGGTGATTCCTCGCTGCTGCTGCGGGCGGATCGGCCAGAGGAAGACGACGGATTCTAG
- a CDS encoding DMT family transporter, translated as MDTILWALMGIVAGAAIATQAPINASLGRNLGVPIAAAGVSFVAGAILLWAIAFIYSTVASIPINFGAPAPWTFVAGGVLGAFYVFSNIMLTPMIGAAAVMALSVAGQLVGGMVLDKIGFMGMAVREISMGRIAGAVLLVTGALMIRVL; from the coding sequence ATGGACACCATTCTCTGGGCGCTGATGGGCATCGTGGCCGGAGCGGCCATTGCCACGCAGGCGCCGATCAATGCCAGTCTCGGGCGCAACCTCGGCGTGCCGATTGCGGCTGCCGGCGTGTCATTCGTGGCGGGCGCCATCCTGCTCTGGGCCATTGCTTTCATCTACAGCACTGTCGCCAGCATACCGATCAACTTCGGTGCGCCGGCGCCCTGGACTTTCGTCGCCGGTGGCGTGCTGGGCGCCTTCTACGTGTTTTCCAACATCATGCTGACGCCGATGATTGGCGCCGCAGCCGTCATGGCGCTGTCTGTGGCGGGGCAATTGGTGGGTGGCATGGTCCTCGACAAGATCGGTTTCATGGGCATGGCGGTGCGCGAGATTTCCATGGGTCGCATTGCCGGCGCCGTCCTCCTGGTCACCGGCGCCCTGATGATCCGGGTGTTGTAG
- a CDS encoding peptidylprolyl isomerase translates to MAEYADPENTLIIETTKGNVVIEMRPDLAPNHVAHIKKLAREGFYDGIVFHRVIEGFMAQTGCPQGRGTGGSKYPDLKQEFNAEPHVRGTASMARAQSPDSANSQFFICFGDAGFLNKQYTVWGKVIEGMDNVDQIKRGEPVINPDKMISVKVAADIAA, encoded by the coding sequence ATGGCTGAATACGCCGATCCGGAAAACACCCTGATCATCGAAACCACCAAGGGCAATGTCGTCATCGAGATGCGCCCCGACCTGGCGCCGAACCACGTCGCCCACATCAAGAAGCTGGCGCGTGAAGGCTTCTACGATGGCATCGTGTTCCACCGCGTGATCGAGGGCTTCATGGCCCAGACCGGTTGCCCGCAGGGCCGCGGCACCGGCGGTTCGAAGTATCCGGACCTCAAGCAGGAATTCAACGCCGAGCCGCATGTTCGTGGCACTGCCTCGATGGCCCGCGCTCAGAGCCCCGACTCCGCCAATTCGCAGTTCTTCATCTGCTTCGGCGATGCCGGCTTCCTCAACAAGCAGTACACTGTCTGGGGCAAGGTCATCGAAGGCATGGACAATGTCGACCAGATCAAGCGCGGCGAGCCCGTGATCAACCCCGACAAGATGATCTCGGTCAAGGTCGCGGCAGACATCGCTGCCTGA
- a CDS encoding peptidylprolyl isomerase, with amino-acid sequence MTALTRRLFGALVIGAAALVSAPAFAQSGTPHLILTLDSGDVDIELLPALAPKHVERIVTLTEEGAYDGVVFHRVIDGFMAQTGDVEFGKSGAEGFDLSRAGMGGSQLPDVEAEFNSESFGRGVLGAARSQDPNSFNSQFFITTADASFLDGQYTVFGKVVSGMELVDGLEKGPQEQNGAVANPDKIVSAKIEYK; translated from the coding sequence ATGACCGCTCTTACCCGTCGCCTGTTTGGCGCTCTTGTCATCGGCGCCGCGGCGCTTGTTTCTGCCCCGGCATTCGCCCAGTCCGGCACGCCGCATCTGATCCTGACGCTGGACAGTGGCGACGTCGATATCGAACTGCTGCCGGCGCTGGCGCCCAAGCATGTCGAGCGCATCGTGACCCTCACCGAAGAAGGCGCCTATGACGGCGTGGTCTTCCACCGCGTCATCGACGGCTTCATGGCCCAGACCGGCGACGTCGAATTCGGCAAGTCCGGTGCCGAAGGCTTTGACCTGAGCCGCGCCGGCATGGGCGGGTCGCAACTGCCCGACGTCGAGGCCGAGTTCAATTCGGAAAGCTTCGGGCGCGGGGTGCTTGGCGCAGCCCGCTCGCAGGATCCGAACTCGTTCAACTCGCAGTTCTTCATCACCACGGCCGATGCCAGCTTCCTTGATGGCCAGTATACCGTTTTCGGCAAGGTCGTCAGCGGCATGGAACTGGTGGACGGCCTCGAAAAGGGCCCGCAGGAACAGAATGGCGCCGTGGCCAATCCGGACAAGATCGTCTCGGCCAAGATCGAATACAAGTAG
- the coaD gene encoding pantetheine-phosphate adenylyltransferase, with protein MGKLVGFYPGSFDPLTNGHLDVIERACKLVDTLVVAVGISATKKNPLFAHEDRIAILEQVLAPVGKRTDTEFRIVDFSGLMVNAARENGAKLIIRGLRDTTDYNYEMQMVGMNAQMAPDLQTVFLPSSPPVRHISATLVRQIAEMGGDISAFVPQIVLKALKSK; from the coding sequence TTGGGCAAGCTGGTTGGCTTCTATCCGGGCTCGTTTGATCCGCTGACCAATGGTCATCTCGATGTCATCGAGCGCGCCTGCAAACTGGTCGATACGCTGGTGGTCGCCGTCGGCATCAGCGCCACCAAGAAAAACCCGCTCTTCGCCCATGAGGATCGCATCGCCATCCTGGAACAGGTGCTGGCGCCGGTCGGCAAGCGCACCGATACCGAATTCAGGATCGTCGATTTCTCCGGCCTGATGGTCAATGCGGCGCGCGAAAACGGCGCCAAGCTGATCATCCGGGGCCTGCGCGACACCACCGACTATAATTATGAGATGCAGATGGTGGGGATGAACGCCCAGATGGCGCCCGACCTGCAGACCGTTTTCCTGCCCTCCAGCCCACCGGTGCGGCATATCTCGGCCACATTGGTGCGCCAGATCGCTGAAATGGGCGGCGATATCTCCGCCTTCGTCCCGCAAATTGTTCTCAAGGCTCTGAAAAGCAAATGA
- a CDS encoding GNAT family N-acetyltransferase, giving the protein MALDYRIDHLRDVAKHRATVADRIWRAWWEPDGRSLADVDEALDKILIAEGFPFSLVASVDGQFLGTVTAVMDDIPDRPRLSPCLAALWVEPEVRGKGIGDALMVALHARLKGLGFEEVYLSAKPRMRDFYAGRGWILIETGVGKDDLDVFHRALP; this is encoded by the coding sequence ATGGCGCTCGATTATCGCATCGACCACCTACGCGACGTAGCAAAACACCGCGCGACGGTCGCCGACCGCATCTGGCGCGCCTGGTGGGAACCCGATGGCAGATCACTGGCCGATGTCGACGAAGCCTTGGACAAGATCCTGATCGCGGAAGGATTTCCCTTTTCACTGGTGGCCAGTGTCGATGGGCAGTTTCTTGGTACGGTCACGGCGGTCATGGACGATATTCCCGATCGCCCGCGCCTGAGCCCATGCCTCGCGGCTCTTTGGGTTGAGCCCGAGGTGCGAGGCAAGGGCATCGGAGACGCACTGATGGTCGCGCTGCACGCTCGGCTGAAGGGGCTTGGCTTTGAAGAGGTCTATCTGTCGGCCAAGCCGCGAATGCGCGATTTTTATGCGGGACGTGGCTGGATATTGATCGAGACCGGTGTCGGCAAGGATGACCTCGATGTCTTCCACCGCGCCTTGCCTTGA
- a CDS encoding LysE family translocator — translation MFDPVTLIPYLGACFLLAIVPGPTVTVIVANALARGTGAGLAIVAGTQAGFLVMTLVVALGMQALVAFMGWAFDWIKLVGAAYLVWLGWKMWRSNGELGTAQAERSKSRLAMAMEGFLVILSNPKALIFLGAFLPQFVDVTQPTFPQVMLLGIFFMIVAGSTDAIYAVVAGQARGLLSTARVRLISRVSGLILMAGGIWLALQKRA, via the coding sequence ATGTTCGATCCTGTCACACTTATTCCCTATCTGGGTGCCTGTTTCCTGCTTGCCATCGTGCCTGGCCCGACGGTCACCGTCATTGTCGCCAATGCACTGGCGCGGGGCACCGGTGCAGGACTGGCGATCGTTGCCGGCACGCAGGCGGGTTTTCTTGTCATGACGCTGGTGGTCGCCCTCGGCATGCAGGCGCTGGTGGCCTTCATGGGCTGGGCCTTCGACTGGATCAAGCTGGTCGGTGCCGCCTATCTGGTGTGGCTCGGCTGGAAGATGTGGCGCAGCAATGGCGAACTGGGCACGGCGCAGGCCGAGCGCAGCAAGTCTCGGCTTGCCATGGCCATGGAGGGCTTTCTCGTCATTCTCTCCAACCCCAAGGCGCTGATCTTTCTCGGGGCCTTCCTGCCGCAATTCGTCGATGTCACCCAGCCGACCTTCCCGCAGGTCATGCTTCTTGGTATCTTTTTCATGATCGTCGCCGGCTCGACCGACGCGATCTACGCCGTCGTGGCCGGGCAGGCGAGGGGCCTGCTCAGCACCGCCCGTGTCCGTCTGATCTCGCGCGTTTCCGGCCTGATCCTGATGGCCGGCGGCATCTGGCTGGCGCTGCAGAAGCGCGCCTAG
- a CDS encoding DNA helicase, translating to MTKPTTPIYQLKRQAKQLARIQDIQHAEALDIIARQHGFSSWSLLAAQPDAPTPSLLSRLSHGDLLLLGARPGHGKTRLGLQMLLDAVSERRRAVFFTLEYTEPQARERIARLDTDGCGSAIEIVTTDDIEAFHIIRHLQDAAPGTVAVIDFLQILDQKRSKPALSEQLADLRRFAQDAGVILAFIAQIDRSFDPQSKPVPDLGDIRLPNPADLGVFSKACFLQGDAVRFEALT from the coding sequence ATGACGAAACCAACTACGCCGATTTACCAGCTCAAGCGCCAGGCAAAGCAATTGGCGCGCATTCAGGATATCCAGCATGCCGAAGCCCTGGACATCATCGCCCGCCAACACGGCTTTTCCAGCTGGAGCCTGCTGGCCGCCCAACCCGATGCACCGACGCCATCGCTGCTATCCCGCCTGAGCCATGGCGATCTCTTGTTGCTGGGCGCCCGCCCAGGCCATGGCAAGACCCGGCTGGGCCTGCAGATGCTGCTCGACGCGGTCAGCGAAAGGCGACGGGCAGTTTTCTTCACACTCGAATATACCGAGCCCCAGGCCCGTGAACGCATAGCGAGGCTGGACACTGACGGATGTGGTAGCGCCATCGAGATCGTCACCACGGACGACATAGAGGCCTTCCATATCATCCGCCATCTCCAGGACGCTGCGCCCGGCACCGTGGCCGTCATCGATTTCCTGCAGATCCTTGACCAAAAGCGCAGCAAGCCGGCCCTGTCCGAACAGTTGGCCGATTTGCGTCGCTTCGCCCAGGACGCCGGCGTCATCCTGGCGTTCATCGCCCAGATCGACCGCTCGTTCGACCCTCAGAGCAAGCCGGTGCCGGACCTGGGAGATATTCGCCTGCCCAATCCAGCCGATCTGGGCGTCTTCTCAAAAGCCTGCTTCCTGCAGGGTGACGCCGTCCGGTTTGAAGCCCTCACCTGA